A window of Spiroplasma syrphidicola EA-1 contains these coding sequences:
- a CDS encoding MurR/RpiR family transcriptional regulator, which translates to MANKLLNFKVDNLTDAELSVVNKIIENPEFFISRTITELAKEYYVSESTITRLAKHLGFQNIKKLQMHIYNRAHFLNQNYETNDSLNLKSIANNMRVYYSYSIHETVDNIDLNALDGLINDLIIKKRIFIFGIGSSYLACRVLNSNLNLIGYTSFSTEDIHALMVMIQNITPDDLLIIFSRSGRTKEVQNVIALAEKLNLVMAIITSNHDLKQQYSFKHFISFEIHSEDKQRFPAVSSKIVQMLVADIIFNSILKINPRLNAKILAANDLTEQWNNIDKK; encoded by the coding sequence ATGGCAAATAAATTACTAAATTTTAAGGTTGATAATTTAACTGATGCAGAATTATCTGTTGTTAACAAAATTATTGAAAATCCGGAATTTTTTATCAGTAGAACAATTACAGAACTAGCAAAAGAATATTATGTTTCAGAATCAACAATTACACGGTTAGCAAAACACCTAGGTTTTCAAAATATTAAAAAATTACAAATGCATATTTATAATCGTGCCCATTTTTTAAATCAAAATTATGAAACAAATGATAGTTTAAATTTAAAAAGTATTGCAAACAATATGCGCGTTTATTATTCTTATAGTATTCATGAAACAGTTGATAACATTGATTTAAATGCTCTAGATGGTTTAATTAATGATTTGATTATTAAAAAGCGAATTTTTATCTTTGGAATTGGTAGCAGTTACTTAGCATGTCGGGTATTAAATAGTAATTTAAATTTAATTGGCTACACTAGTTTTAGTACCGAAGATATCCATGCCCTAATGGTTATGATCCAAAATATTACCCCCGATGATTTATTAATTATTTTCTCACGTTCGGGACGAACAAAAGAAGTTCAAAATGTTATTGCTTTAGCTGAAAAATTAAATTTAGTAATGGCAATTATTACATCTAACCACGACTTAAAACAACAATATTCATTCAAACACTTTATTTCTTTTGAAATTCATAGTGAAGACAAGCAGCGTTTCCCAGCGGTATCATCAAAAATAGTCCAAATGTTAGTTGCTGATATTATTTTTAACAGTATTTTAAAAATTAATCCCCGTTTAAATGCTAAAATTCTGGCGGCAAATGATTTAACTGAACAATGGAACAATATTGATAAAAAATAA
- the nusA gene encoding transcription termination factor NusA, whose product MIDGAKLLTTIEEIVSEKQIPRELILESIKEGFKKAYEKHFDPEAIIEVEIDQQTGQIKVTKELTIVKKVEDDLLEVGLNEAKKRFGDNVTIGDKVYEDVDSAEFSRLAIIQVGQIIKQQIKEAEKDSIFEEYIIQKGHLMNGIVIAVEEKFVLVEVERTFAYIPAKNLIFSDHYEVGDRILFLAEDIVKSKNAGQITGTRTNNEFLFRLLEREIPEIFEKTIEVKAIARDPGRRSKIAVYSENKNIDPIGACVGTKGNRINKVTAELQNEKIDICIYDENEQQFIINSLSPVKVISITTTPENKEADIVVPDEQLSLAIGKGGSAAKLVAKLTKWKLNIISYSEALNRNLEILWNGNINLGELEELKIRLKDKVKEKDKNYQAKLQQAAEQFEPEPFEIIEEQLVEAEEIKVLPEDGFHVEDLSNVEVPPTVDLTEEIQTIEDNLSYFEDSEKPEEDEEEINYDDYDEYYDEK is encoded by the coding sequence ATGATAGATGGAGCAAAACTATTAACAACAATTGAAGAAATTGTGAGTGAAAAACAAATTCCTCGTGAATTAATTTTAGAATCAATTAAGGAAGGGTTTAAAAAAGCTTATGAAAAACATTTTGACCCAGAAGCAATAATTGAAGTAGAAATTGACCAACAAACTGGTCAAATTAAAGTAACAAAAGAATTAACAATTGTTAAAAAAGTTGAAGATGATTTATTAGAAGTTGGGTTAAATGAAGCAAAAAAACGTTTTGGGGATAATGTTACCATTGGTGACAAAGTTTATGAAGATGTTGATTCAGCTGAATTTTCTCGTTTAGCAATTATCCAAGTTGGTCAAATTATTAAACAACAAATTAAAGAAGCCGAAAAAGACTCAATTTTTGAAGAATATATTATTCAAAAAGGACATTTAATGAATGGGATTGTTATTGCGGTTGAAGAAAAATTTGTGTTAGTAGAAGTAGAAAGAACTTTTGCTTATATTCCCGCTAAAAATTTAATTTTCTCAGATCATTATGAAGTTGGTGATCGAATTTTATTCTTAGCCGAAGATATTGTTAAATCAAAAAATGCTGGGCAAATCACGGGAACAAGAACAAATAATGAATTTTTATTCCGTTTATTAGAACGGGAAATCCCAGAAATCTTTGAAAAAACAATTGAAGTTAAAGCGATTGCTCGGGACCCAGGACGCCGTAGTAAAATAGCTGTTTATAGTGAAAATAAAAATATCGATCCAATCGGAGCTTGTGTTGGAACAAAAGGGAACCGAATTAATAAAGTAACAGCAGAATTACAAAATGAAAAAATTGATATTTGTATTTATGATGAAAACGAACAACAATTTATTATTAATTCACTTTCACCAGTAAAAGTAATTTCAATTACAACAACGCCAGAAAATAAAGAAGCCGATATTGTTGTTCCTGATGAACAATTATCATTAGCAATTGGTAAAGGTGGTAGTGCTGCAAAATTAGTGGCCAAACTAACAAAATGAAAACTAAATATTATTAGTTATTCAGAAGCATTAAATCGTAATTTAGAAATTCTATGAAATGGTAATATTAACTTAGGAGAATTAGAAGAGCTAAAAATTCGCTTAAAAGATAAAGTTAAAGAAAAAGACAAAAACTATCAAGCGAAATTACAACAAGCAGCTGAACAATTTGAACCTGAACCATTTGAAATTATTGAAGAACAATTAGTGGAAGCAGAAGAAATTAAAGTTCTTCCGGAAGACGGTTTTCATGTTGAGGACTTATCAAATGTTGAAGTACCACCAACAGTTGATTTAACTGAGGAAATTCAAACAATCGAAGATAATCTATCATATTTTGAAGATTCAGAAAAACCTGAAGAAGATGAAGAAGAAATTAATTATGATGATTATGATGAATACTATGACGAAAAATAG
- a CDS encoding L7Ae/L30e/S12e/Gadd45 family ribosomal protein, translating into MDEKGYNYLGLAMKARKISTGSTLLEQIKKKKVFLVLSVKTMGQTQEKRFSQKCFFYQIPYFNLLNETTLYEKLGINNIKVFGITDINLAKQIIGLITM; encoded by the coding sequence ATGGACGAAAAGGGGTATAATTATCTTGGTCTTGCCATGAAAGCCAGAAAAATTAGTACCGGTAGCACTTTATTAGAACAGATAAAGAAAAAGAAAGTTTTTTTAGTGTTATCAGTTAAAACAATGGGGCAAACGCAAGAAAAACGATTTTCCCAAAAGTGCTTTTTTTACCAAATCCCGTATTTTAATTTGTTAAATGAAACAACCTTATATGAAAAACTAGGGATAAATAATATCAAGGTTTTTGGCATCACTGATATTAATTTAGCGAAACAAATAATTGGATTGATCACAATGTAA
- a CDS encoding IS3 family transposase, protein MDYQISNNLGTEFVFKNIINSWVKAGKPSTWVLQSDQGFHYTNSDYEKLCNYLGIRISMSRRGNSYDNAHTESWFGTMKTEFLYHIKRKKRTAKWINENLPKYIYFYNNFRPQVKLKGMSPVQYRKSFPQVTF, encoded by the coding sequence TTGGACTACCAAATAAGTAATAATTTAGGAACAGAATTTGTTTTTAAAAATATAATTAATTCTTGAGTAAAAGCTGGAAAACCATCAACTTGAGTACTGCAATCAGATCAAGGTTTTCATTATACAAATTCTGATTATGAAAAATTATGCAATTATCTTGGAATTAGAATTTCAATGTCCAGACGTGGGAACTCTTATGATAATGCCCACACAGAATCATGGTTTGGCACTATGAAAACTGAATTTTTATATCATATAAAAAGAAAAAAACGAACAGCTAAATGAATTAATGAAAATCTTCCTAAATATATCTACTTTTACAACAATTTTAGACCACAAGTCAAATTAAAAGGAATGAGCCCTGTTCAATACAGAAAGTCATTCCCTCAAGTAACTTTTTAA
- the infB gene encoding translation initiation factor IF-2, producing MNNRNNQKNTSNQKNKKIQAKNQRNRIQSQLKVVEAHVNEGVFVYSEALTIADFAKKINKPVSEIIKYFFMKGIMLNQNTYLSEEQLGELCLELGLDFKKEKSVTHENLLETFDINDPAETLTKRPPIVTIMGHVDHGKTTLLDTIRNSDVVSGEHGGITQHIGAYQIKTKNNEFITFVDTPGHEAFTQMRARGSAVTDIVILVVAADDGVMPQTKEAIDHAKAAGVPIIVFINKMDKPGANPDNVMMQLAQEELTAEEWGGSVPYVKGSAKQRQGIDELLETILLIADISELKANPNRFALGTVIESHLDKGLGPVATLLVQSGTLSMKDALVVGYCFGYVRDLTDESGKKIKSAGPSQPVMIHGLSEVPNAGDKFMVFQDEKLAREVASKRKTTDTINKRFKNQAFSLERLSEQIKDGQLKQINIILKADTQGTVEAVKSSLMKISIPGVRINIIRATVGGISESDVTLGLASHAFIIGFNVRPTAHVRKKAEDEGVEIRLHTIIYKVTEEIEAAAKGMLDPEVIEEVTGQAEVRQTFRHSDIGTIAGCHVIDGVIPRKSKVHILRDGVIVYQGEIASLKHGKDDLKEAKNGMDCGILIKNYNDIKENDIIEAYTQKEVAK from the coding sequence ATGAATAATCGAAATAATCAAAAAAATACTAGTAATCAAAAAAACAAAAAAATACAAGCAAAAAACCAACGGAATCGGATTCAATCACAATTAAAAGTGGTTGAAGCCCACGTTAACGAGGGGGTTTTTGTCTATTCAGAAGCACTAACAATTGCTGATTTTGCCAAAAAAATTAATAAACCGGTTAGTGAAATTATTAAGTATTTTTTTATGAAAGGTATTATGCTCAACCAAAATACTTATCTTTCAGAAGAACAATTAGGGGAATTATGTTTAGAATTAGGGTTAGATTTTAAAAAAGAAAAATCAGTAACCCATGAAAATTTATTAGAAACTTTTGATATTAATGACCCAGCAGAAACATTAACAAAACGCCCACCAATTGTAACAATTATGGGCCATGTTGACCATGGTAAAACAACATTATTAGATACAATTCGTAATTCGGATGTTGTTAGTGGTGAACATGGGGGTATTACCCAACATATTGGGGCTTATCAAATTAAAACAAAAAATAATGAGTTTATTACTTTTGTTGATACGCCAGGTCATGAGGCCTTTACCCAAATGCGTGCTCGCGGGAGTGCAGTAACTGATATTGTTATTTTAGTTGTTGCTGCTGATGATGGGGTGATGCCCCAAACCAAAGAGGCAATTGACCACGCCAAAGCAGCTGGAGTCCCAATTATTGTCTTTATTAATAAGATGGATAAACCAGGAGCAAATCCCGATAATGTCATGATGCAGTTAGCTCAAGAAGAATTAACAGCGGAAGAATGAGGAGGATCTGTTCCTTATGTTAAAGGCAGTGCTAAGCAACGCCAAGGAATTGATGAATTGTTAGAAACAATTTTATTAATTGCTGATATTAGCGAACTGAAAGCAAATCCTAATCGTTTTGCCTTAGGAACAGTAATTGAATCGCACTTAGATAAAGGATTAGGACCGGTTGCAACATTATTAGTTCAATCAGGAACACTAAGTATGAAAGACGCGTTAGTTGTTGGATATTGTTTTGGTTATGTTCGTGATTTAACGGATGAATCGGGGAAAAAAATTAAAAGTGCTGGGCCTTCCCAACCAGTAATGATTCATGGTTTAAGTGAAGTGCCAAATGCGGGAGATAAGTTTATGGTTTTCCAAGATGAAAAATTAGCCCGCGAAGTTGCTTCAAAACGAAAAACAACTGATACAATTAATAAACGTTTTAAAAATCAAGCTTTTTCATTAGAACGCTTATCAGAGCAAATTAAGGACGGCCAATTAAAACAAATTAATATTATTTTAAAAGCCGATACACAGGGAACAGTTGAAGCAGTAAAATCAAGTTTAATGAAAATTAGCATCCCAGGGGTCCGTATTAATATTATCCGGGCAACTGTTGGGGGAATTTCAGAAAGTGATGTTACATTAGGATTAGCAAGTCATGCCTTTATTATTGGGTTTAATGTCCGTCCAACAGCGCATGTGCGAAAAAAAGCCGAAGATGAGGGTGTGGAAATTCGTTTACATACAATTATTTATAAAGTAACAGAAGAAATTGAAGCGGCAGCAAAGGGAATGTTAGATCCTGAAGTTATTGAAGAAGTAACAGGACAAGCGGAAGTTCGTCAAACATTCCGTCACTCAGATATTGGGACAATTGCTGGTTGTCACGTCATTGATGGGGTTATTCCACGGAAATCAAAAGTTCATATTTTACGTGATGGGGTTATTGTTTACCAAGGGGAAATTGCCTCATTAAAACATGGCAAAGATGATTTAAAAGAAGCGAAAAATGGAATGGACTGTGGAATTTTGATTAAAAACTATAATGATATTAAAGAAAATGATATTATTGAAGCCTATACTCAAAAAGAAGTGGCAAAATAA
- a CDS encoding LSm family protein, whose protein sequence is MDELLKHQSVIKQAMEDYLQQNNLMLFSLNFLVEFDTNILQVLVEDQATVIDLDRLVKISEDINQIIDQLDLIQSEYVVEVSTPGAERPLRNFDELAGRLNEEVFVEFITDVDKLSNITGQLVAVDLSTQILTVKYFKKGQPKKLSFRYDNVKFARCAVKF, encoded by the coding sequence ATGGATGAATTGTTAAAACACCAATCAGTAATCAAACAAGCAATGGAAGATTATTTACAACAAAATAATTTAATGTTATTTTCGCTTAATTTTTTAGTTGAATTTGACACAAATATTTTACAAGTATTAGTTGAAGACCAAGCAACAGTAATTGATTTAGATCGGTTAGTAAAAATTAGTGAAGATATTAATCAAATTATTGATCAGTTAGATTTAATTCAAAGTGAATATGTTGTTGAGGTTTCAACACCAGGAGCAGAACGCCCATTACGGAATTTTGATGAATTGGCAGGACGCTTAAACGAAGAAGTTTTTGTTGAATTTATTACTGATGTTGATAAATTATCAAATATAACTGGCCAATTAGTAGCAGTAGATTTATCAACACAAATATTAACAGTCAAATATTTTAAAAAAGGTCAACCAAAAAAATTATCTTTTCGGTATGATAATGTCAAATTTGCCCGTTGTGCAGTTAAATTTTAA
- a CDS encoding IS3 family transposase → MGTKWFTKNEKLNILKYYKEHGWAKTIKKFEITTTTLSRWKKAIKISGEKALEPGKGPQSKGIRRTGRPKDLNFEQMTKKELIEYIEMIQDVKKSLIKSKKKKFQTIWSLKKKYKIKYLCKILNVSRAGYYNWFNSGMKAFNKWNNTIAKIIKTLFLSFKKIYGYNMLTLIINKLYNWNLKPHIVYRYMKNMNLKSIVRVKKFNYRLSSGSKRHENIMNQDFSTTDINQKLGTDITYLLTNDKTYFL, encoded by the coding sequence ATGGGAACAAAATGATTTACAAAAAACGAAAAACTTAATATTTTAAAATATTATAAGGAACATGGTTGAGCAAAAACAATTAAAAAATTTGAAATTACAACAACAACTTTATCTCGTTGAAAAAAAGCAATTAAAATTAGTGGCGAAAAAGCATTAGAACCAGGGAAAGGTCCACAATCAAAAGGGATTCGCCGAACAGGGCGACCAAAAGATCTTAACTTTGAACAAATGACAAAAAAAGAATTAATTGAATATATTGAAATGATTCAAGATGTAAAAAAGTCCTTGATCAAATCGAAAAAGAAGAAATTCCAAACGATTTGGTCCTTAAAGAAAAAATACAAGATTAAATATTTATGTAAAATTTTAAATGTTTCTAGAGCTGGTTATTATAATTGATTTAATAGTGGTATGAAAGCATTTAATAAATGAAATAATACAATTGCAAAAATAATTAAAACATTATTTCTAAGTTTTAAGAAAATTTATGGATATAATATGCTAACGTTAATTATCAATAAACTATATAACTGAAATTTAAAACCACATATTGTTTATAGATATATGAAGAATATGAACTTGAAGTCAATTGTTAGAGTCAAAAAATTTAATTATCGATTATCTTCTGGTAGTAAAAGACATGAAAATATCATGAATCAAGATTTTTCAACCACAGATATTAATCAAAAATTAGGAACAGATATAACATATTTACTAACAAATGATAAAACCTACTTTTTATAA
- a CDS encoding ABC transporter permease: MNNTEIKKERVVGKRLGKQLHLQLQKSGPLAIIVVKYYLKNIENVFFTLLFPVILLFLEGFAYKALAAATPGMSEREIIASLVNAMVIMEVLGIGLSFLPPAIIDFKNSVLIKRIGATDLRPGFYILVNILITFVMVIIAIFWTLLLAGLMFAWVKDSKTGEQFGWSIAFNNNTPLMMVFYLLTFFIATTIGLTFAAIFKTMPGLQASVTILSNLSSFLLGIFIPIILLDQIEVLKILRWLIPFKYSMTPGIELWLTGKITINWEFYVNIFVSLGLIGVFGTLAGVLTKWQQ, from the coding sequence ATGAATAATACTGAAATTAAAAAAGAAAGGGTTGTTGGAAAACGATTAGGCAAACAATTACATTTGCAATTACAAAAATCAGGTCCATTAGCTATAATTGTTGTTAAATATTATTTAAAAAATATTGAGAATGTCTTTTTTACTTTATTATTTCCAGTTATTTTATTATTTTTAGAAGGCTTTGCGTATAAAGCATTAGCCGCCGCAACGCCTGGAATGAGTGAAAGAGAAATTATTGCTTCACTAGTTAATGCGATGGTGATTATGGAAGTGTTAGGGATTGGTTTATCTTTCTTGCCTCCAGCTATTATTGATTTTAAAAATTCTGTTTTAATTAAACGAATTGGGGCAACCGATTTAAGACCAGGTTTTTATATTTTAGTTAACATCCTAATTACCTTTGTAATGGTTATTATTGCCATTTTTTGAACCCTATTATTAGCTGGTTTAATGTTTGCCTGAGTTAAAGACAGCAAAACTGGTGAACAATTTGGTTGATCAATTGCTTTTAATAATAACACGCCGTTAATGATGGTTTTTTATCTGTTAACATTCTTTATTGCAACAACAATCGGGTTAACTTTTGCAGCCATTTTTAAAACAATGCCAGGATTACAGGCATCAGTAACAATTTTAAGTAATCTATCATCATTTTTATTAGGAATCTTTATTCCAATTATCTTGTTAGATCAAATTGAAGTCCTAAAAATTCTTCGGTGATTAATTCCGTTTAAATATTCAATGACCCCAGGAATTGAATTATGATTAACCGGAAAAATTACAATTAACTGAGAATTCTATGTTAATATTTTTGTTTCGCTAGGATTAATTGGTGTATTTGGAACATTAGCGGGGGTGTTAACAAAATGACAACAATAA
- a CDS encoding ABC transporter ATP-binding protein: protein MSEMILDIKNVSKKYKDKYALKDINLQINAGERVGLIGANGSGKSTLSEIIAGIRKPTSGEVIKKDDLIIGIQFQDSKYPAGISSLDMIKYYCDTFDIKYSKEEIMGLLKTYQLDSFAKKNISGLSGGQQQRLNILLSVIHRPDLVILDEVSTGLDIEVKETIFEFLEANIVKKNRAMLLVSHNMEEIQRFCERIVYLHDGEIKDETTVKKVIAEYGSVFNYTKAKFDYYKKGIKPTPVGGKNNE from the coding sequence ATGAGCGAAATGATTTTGGATATTAAAAATGTCTCAAAAAAATATAAGGATAAGTATGCTTTAAAAGATATAAATTTACAAATTAATGCCGGGGAACGAGTTGGTTTAATTGGAGCTAATGGGAGTGGTAAATCTACTTTAAGTGAAATTATTGCCGGAATTCGTAAACCAACCAGTGGAGAGGTTATTAAAAAAGATGATTTAATCATCGGAATTCAATTTCAGGACTCAAAATATCCCGCTGGGATTTCATCATTAGATATGATCAAATATTATTGTGATACTTTTGATATTAAATATTCTAAAGAAGAAATCATGGGCCTATTAAAAACATATCAATTAGATTCATTTGCCAAAAAAAATATTTCAGGTTTATCAGGGGGACAACAACAAAGATTAAATATTTTATTATCAGTTATTCACCGTCCTGATTTGGTAATTTTAGATGAAGTTTCTACAGGGTTAGATATTGAAGTAAAAGAAACTATTTTTGAATTTTTAGAAGCAAATATTGTTAAAAAAAATCGGGCAATGTTACTTGTTTCTCATAACATGGAAGAAATTCAACGTTTCTGTGAACGAATTGTTTATCTTCATGATGGGGAAATCAAAGATGAAACAACCGTTAAAAAAGTTATTGCCGAATATGGTAGTGTCTTTAACTATACAAAAGCAAAATTTGATTACTATAAAAAAGGAATCAAGCCAACTCCAGTAGGAGGAAAAAATAATGAATAA
- a CDS encoding DUF1295 domain-containing protein has protein sequence MELNYIFILYTFLISLGLNLVFFVIAFLLKSDAFTDITYALTFVLTTSIILGWKQNFSLFQIVLYVLVLLWAIRLGTYLLIRIIKIKVDHRFDKMRNSFWKFLGFWILQAISVFLIVLPTTFVLFIDGSYFDSTNYYTFIFVGIALFGLLYETIGDAQKFVFFQNKKGEFIQTGLWKSSRHPNYFGEIVFWMFLTIAFLFNLILKNYSDDKMILLQLLWLLSPLYILFLLNFVSGLPLLEIGAYKKLKDNAAYQTYVQKTSAIIPYCGKKGHILRVKKLMTKEKNNSNA, from the coding sequence ATGGAACTTAATTATATTTTTATTTTATATACATTTCTTATTAGTTTAGGTTTAAACTTAGTGTTTTTTGTAATTGCGTTCTTATTAAAAAGTGATGCTTTTACAGATATAACATATGCTTTAACTTTTGTTTTAACAACATCAATTATTTTGGGATGAAAACAAAACTTTTCTTTATTCCAAATCGTTTTATATGTCCTAGTGTTGCTATGAGCAATTAGATTAGGAACTTATTTACTAATTAGAATTATTAAAATTAAAGTTGACCATCGTTTTGATAAAATGCGTAATTCATTTTGAAAATTCTTAGGCTTTTGAATTTTACAAGCTATTTCAGTTTTCTTAATAGTTTTACCAACAACATTTGTCTTATTTATTGATGGAAGTTACTTCGATAGCACAAACTATTACACTTTTATTTTTGTAGGAATTGCGCTATTTGGTTTACTATACGAAACAATTGGGGATGCGCAAAAATTCGTCTTCTTCCAAAATAAAAAAGGTGAATTTATTCAAACTGGTCTTTGAAAAAGCTCACGCCACCCAAACTATTTTGGCGAAATTGTTTTCTGAATGTTTTTAACAATTGCTTTTCTATTTAATTTAATTCTAAAAAACTATTCAGACGATAAAATGATTTTATTACAATTATTATGACTATTATCACCTTTATACATTTTATTTTTACTAAACTTTGTCTCTGGTTTACCATTATTAGAAATTGGTGCTTATAAAAAATTGAAAGATAATGCTGCTTATCAGACTTATGTTCAAAAAACTAGTGCTATTATTCCCTATTGTGGTAAAAAAGGTCATATCTTACGAGTTAAAAAATTGATGACTAAAGAAAAAAATAACAGTAATGCTTAG
- a CDS encoding PadR family transcriptional regulator, with protein MDVQLKKGVIELVILKMLNKQDMYGYEINNQINTRLEINKSTVYAILQKLIINNYCEIFIGELSDGPIRKYYRLTEKGKAYLENLEGEWKKFMHKVQDLLKCDY; from the coding sequence ATGGATGTTCAGTTAAAAAAGGGTGTTATTGAGCTAGTTATTCTAAAAATGCTTAATAAACAAGATATGTATGGTTATGAGATTAATAACCAAATAAATACCCGTCTTGAAATCAATAAATCAACTGTTTATGCTATTTTACAAAAGTTAATCATTAATAACTATTGTGAGATTTTTATCGGGGAGTTATCTGACGGTCCGATTCGAAAATATTATCGATTAACCGAAAAAGGGAAAGCCTATTTAGAGAACCTTGAAGGGGAATGAAAAAAATTTATGCATAAAGTTCAAGACTTATTGAAATGTGATTATTAA
- the rnpM gene encoding RNase P modulator RnpM, producing MQKQKTTPLRKCVVSNQMLPKKELIRIVKTPTGEVKIDLTGKANGRGAYLRPTKEVYLLAKKNHALERALKVKLTDEFYQQLEQEVLEGWD from the coding sequence ATGCAAAAACAAAAAACTACACCATTACGCAAATGTGTTGTTTCAAATCAAATGCTACCAAAAAAAGAGTTAATTCGGATTGTTAAAACACCAACGGGAGAAGTTAAAATTGATTTAACCGGTAAAGCAAATGGGCGGGGAGCCTATTTACGACCAACAAAAGAAGTTTATTTACTAGCCAAAAAGAATCATGCTTTAGAGCGTGCTTTAAAAGTAAAATTAACAGATGAATTTTATCAACAATTAGAACAAGAAGTTCTTGAAGGATGAGATTAA
- a CDS encoding ABC transporter permease — protein sequence MTTIKQNVDMMTENKKKDKKSNFNVKILPLFKLTFKMVFLGGPGILYVTIMPFCLLLLEGLVYINLPNVSQAETFSKLQQIIGAMALMPAISVGVFVVPFTLIEIKDSVLFKRIGATSVKPYMFIFTVISASVVMTTIGLFWTFLCGGLFYGWNYGWEVAFPQSFGISLLFMLIVLILSSAVGLLLASFFTSRAVLGAFSGLLFTPSLFFTGALIPIDYILAAPELKYLVYISPYWYCAKPFLDIFTTGNIVMTTQNIINLAVSCGLIVVCIGLTTYRWRWSK from the coding sequence ATGACAACAATAAAACAAAATGTCGATATGATGACAGAAAATAAGAAAAAGGATAAGAAATCTAACTTTAATGTTAAAATTTTGCCACTTTTTAAATTAACTTTTAAAATGGTCTTTTTGGGAGGACCAGGAATACTATATGTAACAATTATGCCATTTTGTTTACTATTACTAGAGGGCTTAGTATATATTAATTTACCAAATGTCTCACAAGCAGAAACATTTAGTAAATTACAACAAATCATTGGGGCAATGGCTTTAATGCCAGCCATTTCAGTTGGGGTCTTTGTTGTTCCCTTTACTTTAATTGAAATTAAAGATTCTGTTTTATTTAAACGGATTGGGGCAACAAGCGTTAAACCATATATGTTTATCTTTACCGTTATTTCAGCTTCGGTTGTAATGACAACAATTGGTCTATTTTGAACCTTCTTATGTGGGGGATTATTCTATGGTTGAAATTATGGATGAGAAGTTGCTTTTCCCCAATCATTTGGAATCTCACTATTATTTATGCTAATCGTTTTAATTCTATCAAGTGCAGTTGGGCTATTATTAGCTAGTTTCTTTACTAGCCGTGCCGTATTAGGAGCTTTTTCAGGGTTATTATTTACCCCTTCATTGTTCTTTACCGGAGCGTTAATTCCAATTGATTATATCTTAGCAGCTCCAGAGTTGAAATATTTAGTTTATATTTCACCATATTGGTACTGTGCTAAGCCATTTTTAGATATTTTTACAACGGGTAATATAGTTATGACAACACAAAATATTATTAATCTTGCTGTATCATGCGGATTAATTGTTGTATGTATTGGTCTAACAACTTATCGTTGAAGATGAAGTAAATAA